The genomic interval GTCGTCGATCAGGTTCTCGACCTACAACCGCTCGAACGGGCGCTCGACGGTGCGGATGCAACCGTTATCGTGACCGACCACAGCGACTTCGCGGAACTACGCCCGACGGAGGTCGCCGAGCAGATGGCGGGGACCCTCGTGTTCGATACGAGAGCTATGCTCGACGCCCCGAAGTGGGAGTCAGCTGGGCTCGAAATAGTTCGGATTTGAATATGAAACGAAACGTCGTCTACATTACGGTTGATTCGATCCGGGCCGACCACGTCGGGTACGTGGGATACGACGAACCGACGACGCCGAACATCGACGAGTTGGCTGCAGAAGGAACGACGTACTCACGGACCATCGCCAACGGAATCCCAACATATTATTCGTTCAAATCGTTACTCGGTGGCGTCCACTCGTTGAGTCACAGTCGGGACATCGGACTGCCACAAGACGCGACCTCCATAGCGGAGGTGTTCGAACGAGCAGGATATGAGACCGCTGGGTTCAACGCTGGAAATCCGTGGTTGACGCGGAACTACGGATACCATCGGGGATTCGATACGTTTCGGGACTTCATGACCGATGACGTGGACGAACCCGGAGTGAGCGGAGAGACGTTCGAGCAGTTGAAACAGTATTGCAAAAAAGCGGTCGACGGGAGCGATTGGCTGACCGATAAGCTCGGGTTCGCAGGACGGCTCTTCTGTGCCATCAACGGCCACATCCCCCTCGAAACGGCCGAGACGGTTACGGAGCACGCGACAGACTGGCTTGCTCGGGACGACATCGAGCAACCATTTTTCCTCTGGATACACTACATGGACCCTCACTACCCGTGGGTACCGCCGTCCGAGTATCTGACACCATTCGGTGACGATGACATCTCCACCTACGATATCGGACGGCTTTGGCATCTCGTTGCACACCTCCACGAGAACGACCCGACGGATGTCTCTGAGCGGAATGTCGAGAAAATACGGACCCTATACGACGCGGAGATCCGTCGGACGGATGCGGCTATCGGCCGAGTCGTGGACGAACTGAAGCGACAGGGTGTGTACGACGAGACGGTCATTAGCGTCGCCGGGGACCACGGCACCGAGCTGTACGACCACGGCAAGTTCAGTCACGGTCCGCGAACGTTGTTCGACGAAATTGTCAACGTCCCGTTGGTTCTCAAGGGACCGGGGATTCCGTCGGACGAACACGAGAGGGCCCAACTCGTCGACGTACCGCCTACGCTTGCGAGCAAGGCTGGTCTGTCTCAGGGGCTCATTGCGGAGTTCGAGGGGGACGACCTCTTCGACCGACGCCCCGACGGCGTGACGACGGAGGTGGTGTACGATTACGACCCCGCCTTGGGAAAGAACCGAGACAACGACCTCCTGCAGGCCCGAACGTGTTGGCCCTGGAAACTCGTCAGAAACCTCGAAACAGGCGAAACTCGACTCTATCACCTCGAATCGGACCCCGGCGAGTACGAGGACGTGAGTGAAGACCACCCCGAAACGGTACAAGAACTGGGCAACGAACTCGACGAGTTCCGGCGTAGGGTGGTGCGGCGGAACGAAACGCTGGCCGAAAAGCGGTGGGTCAGAGAGCGACTCGCGACATTGCGGGACGAGGGCGTGGTGTGAGATGACGGGTACCGGACGACCCCGAGAGTTAGTTTTCAAGACGGCGATCAACAAGCGCCCAGTACAGTTGGCGGGGATAATCGAGCGAAAGTTGCGGAATGCGATACTCCCGCAGTTACCGTTCGACTTCGACGCCCGATATGAACAGCGGATACCTGGAACGATACGGCCGACTCCAGACCCGATTCGGGCGAATATCATCACTCTCCACGATGCGCTATCGAACGACGAGCGACGGGAGTACGGACGAAAAGCGGCGGCTTTCGCAGACGGAGACGTCACGTTCCTCAATCGAACGCTGTCGTTCGACGGTCCCAGCGACATCAGCACCGGCGACAATCGGGTAGAGTCGCTTCCGCGGTTGTGGAAGCTGAAACTCGACGCCTTCGAACCGGCGTCGTGGGCCATCTTAGGTTCTCACGATTCCGATGTAACCGAGGAGGTCGGCGATGTCGTCGAAGCTTGGACGGACTCGTGGCTGGCGAGTAATCGAATCGGGAACAGGGAGGGCTATCTTCGCCGCGCGTGGACGCCATACGCAGTGTCGCTCCGAATTATGAACTGGTGTCGGTACTGTGCGTGGCGCGGGCCGCAGGCTGTAGACGAGTCTCTCCTTCGAGCCGTGTACAAGAACGCACTGTTCCTCTCGAATCACGTCGAGTGGGACGTAGACGGCAACCATCTCGTCGAGAACGGGGCCGCACTAGTCATGGCGGGTATTTTCTTC from Halorussus salilacus carries:
- a CDS encoding sulfatase, with product MKRNVVYITVDSIRADHVGYVGYDEPTTPNIDELAAEGTTYSRTIANGIPTYYSFKSLLGGVHSLSHSRDIGLPQDATSIAEVFERAGYETAGFNAGNPWLTRNYGYHRGFDTFRDFMTDDVDEPGVSGETFEQLKQYCKKAVDGSDWLTDKLGFAGRLFCAINGHIPLETAETVTEHATDWLARDDIEQPFFLWIHYMDPHYPWVPPSEYLTPFGDDDISTYDIGRLWHLVAHLHENDPTDVSERNVEKIRTLYDAEIRRTDAAIGRVVDELKRQGVYDETVISVAGDHGTELYDHGKFSHGPRTLFDEIVNVPLVLKGPGIPSDEHERAQLVDVPPTLASKAGLSQGLIAEFEGDDLFDRRPDGVTTEVVYDYDPALGKNRDNDLLQARTCWPWKLVRNLETGETRLYHLESDPGEYEDVSEDHPETVQELGNELDEFRRRVVRRNETLAEKRWVRERLATLRDEGVV